A region of Granulicella aggregans DNA encodes the following proteins:
- a CDS encoding recombinase family protein, whose translation MLNEVQINSVISAANGRIRCAIYARYSSDKQKGASIDVQIRNCRAAAARKGWEIVEEAIFSDEEKSGTTLFHRPGFEQLMICAKSKPKLFEYILFDDPSRMSRNTADALKTIEILNHHRVYALFVEDDLDSKSPWFDEVFPAIAQRHAKFSKTLGYKIKGARVDLFEKGYNPGGDCYGYENVREEDPSRRGLYGHPAILGMRQVVLAEEAAIVVRVFEMYASGRSLLQIATILNDERVPTSQNPRTRRNAAWCKTAIREILRNERYCGRTYWGRTVEDRDPETGNKTRSDVSEDKWKRKELPHLRIVSDELFAQVQEQFVRATRGFGVKRLGGMTRTEACRKYLFSGLLKCGLCGANMTITTTNPARYGCRNHRESKTCSNKATILLKILEDTFIAALSDNLKPGLLQEDVVQGVMRCLKEAMGRSRQQRLDAELQQDQMEATRRKLSSQMENVVSAVRECGHSRSLLAELKEIETKIDRIDETLASTLKPPTADITELEVRSFIANSASSLAEILAGSPETVRHELQKRMTSITLTPSQDERGLVYQVSGDVSLFSSPEGVLQSNQVLLCPPYNSIT comes from the coding sequence ATGCTCAACGAAGTTCAGATCAATTCCGTTATCTCGGCAGCCAATGGACGCATCCGATGCGCCATCTATGCCCGCTACTCATCAGACAAACAGAAGGGAGCGTCCATCGACGTTCAAATCCGGAACTGTCGCGCAGCCGCTGCGCGGAAAGGTTGGGAAATCGTGGAAGAAGCCATCTTCTCTGACGAGGAGAAGTCGGGGACCACGCTCTTCCACCGTCCCGGCTTCGAACAACTCATGATCTGCGCCAAATCGAAGCCGAAGCTCTTTGAATATATCCTGTTCGACGACCCCTCACGAATGAGCCGAAACACTGCAGATGCTCTCAAGACAATCGAGATACTTAACCATCACAGGGTCTACGCACTCTTTGTGGAGGACGACCTTGACTCGAAGTCGCCTTGGTTTGACGAGGTTTTTCCCGCCATCGCCCAGCGCCATGCAAAGTTCTCAAAGACTCTTGGGTACAAAATCAAGGGTGCGAGAGTAGACCTCTTCGAAAAAGGATACAACCCCGGGGGCGATTGCTATGGCTATGAGAACGTCCGTGAGGAAGATCCGTCTCGACGAGGGTTATATGGCCACCCGGCCATTCTTGGCATGAGGCAGGTGGTACTTGCCGAGGAAGCCGCCATTGTCGTTCGCGTCTTCGAGATGTACGCGTCTGGCCGTTCCCTGCTACAGATCGCAACCATTCTTAACGATGAAAGAGTGCCGACTTCTCAGAACCCGCGTACTCGTCGCAATGCCGCCTGGTGCAAGACCGCGATCAGGGAGATCCTCCGCAATGAGCGTTACTGTGGACGGACGTATTGGGGACGTACAGTGGAGGATCGGGACCCGGAGACCGGAAATAAGACGAGGTCCGACGTTTCAGAAGACAAGTGGAAGCGCAAAGAGCTTCCCCACCTGAGAATCGTCTCAGACGAACTCTTTGCACAGGTGCAGGAGCAGTTTGTTCGAGCGACGCGCGGCTTCGGCGTCAAGCGACTGGGCGGGATGACTCGCACTGAAGCTTGCCGTAAGTACCTATTCAGCGGCCTCCTGAAGTGCGGTCTCTGCGGGGCAAACATGACGATCACCACAACGAATCCGGCCCGCTACGGATGCCGCAATCACCGAGAAAGTAAAACGTGTAGTAACAAAGCTACGATACTGCTGAAGATTCTTGAAGACACCTTCATTGCGGCTCTGAGCGACAATTTGAAACCAGGCTTACTTCAAGAAGATGTTGTTCAAGGCGTGATGCGCTGTCTGAAGGAGGCCATGGGCAGAAGTCGTCAACAGCGTTTGGACGCGGAACTACAACAAGATCAAATGGAGGCTACGCGACGGAAGCTCAGTAGCCAGATGGAAAACGTGGTCTCTGCCGTCCGTGAGTGTGGTCATTCTCGGAGCCTGTTAGCGGAGCTCAAGGAGATTGAAACCAAGATCGACCGCATCGACGAGACGCTAGCAAGCACATTGAAGCCACCAACAGCCGATATCACTGAACTAGAGGTGCGGTCGTTCATTGCAAACTCGGCGTCTTCGCTTGCGGAGATCCTTGCCGGATCGCCCGAGACCGTTCGCCACGAACTCCAAAAGCGAATGACCTCTATAACGCTGACACCGTCACAGGACGAACGCGGCCTTGTCTATCAGGTGAGCGGTGATGTCTCCCTTTTTTCTTCGCCAGAAGGTGTACTGCAGAGCAATCAAGTCCTGCTGTGCCCACCATATAATTCAATAACTTAG
- a CDS encoding beta strand repeat-containing protein, which produces MQVDTSAQASPNSNIQLAWDQLMNRPTFAKPATDNKTRNSWKSVLFNLCFLFASISALVPTLVAQTGNVIISTNATWATGTYSLTSLTVENGATLTIGGGSTVTASGAVLVTANSNVVLQSINNAAQVNGSWQGVGVTVNAGSVQVDAGSSINADGQGYLASAGPGGAPAGSSAGGSYGGMGGLGENATSAGPIYGSNTTPSDLGSGGGSRCCGAIAGTGGGAVRLIVSGTLTDNGVISANGANLVGYQGGGGSGGSVWVTTAGLVGSGVFTANGGTGGEAAGGGGRIAVYYNAPTSTFTGFSTSTSNGASCGTQCSNGTASAGSTGTVAFFDTSATNGNLMVDQDLTIPAGTTVTYNSITVQPGAILTIGGGSTVTVTNTLTVSGTLVAQSINNTALMNGKWQGSGVTLHATSMVVNTGGSINADGQGYVAGAGPGGAPGGSSAGGSYGGLGGVGDGVSPGGIYGSTTAPTDLGSGGNTRCCGTIPGAGGGELTITVSGTLTDNGIISANGGNGTGLQVGGGSGGTVSMQIGTLTGSGSVAVDGGLGGEAGGGGGRVAIYYNTNSGFNIALVTSNGGTSSNGNPGAVGTVFTLGSGSNLTVSNDTTLPPNANLSFNSVTVNNGAKLTVGSGTTLASNSVTVTGGGNFTIGGGSTLNISGAILVTGNSQMVLQSINNASQVSGSWQGSGVTVDAGSVQVDAGSSINADGQGYLASSGPGGGLAGSSAGGSYGGLGGVGDGTPPAPIYGSNTTPDDLGSGGGSRCCGAIAGTGGGLVRLIISGTLTDNGVISANGANLVGYQGGGGSGGSVWVTTAGLAGSGVFTANGGTGGEAAGGGGRIAVYYNAPTSTFTGFSTSTSNGGSCQTQCSNGTSSAGGVGTAAFFDTSATNSNLMVDQDLTIPAGTTVSYNSITVQPNAVLTIGGGSTVTVAGSLTVSGTVVAQSINNTALVNGKWQGAGVTLNAAEVVVNANGSINADGQGYVPSAGPGGASPGTSAGGSYGGAGGAGDGSPSAATYGSATLPVDLGSGGGLRCCSTSAGAGGGALFFNVSGTLTNNGTISANGAAIVGYQAGGGSGGTVYVKTAGLSGAGAFTANGGLGGEAGGGGGRVAVYYDAPSSNFTGFSASTASGGGCGTQCTSATASPGSNGTSAFFDTSATNNNLAIYQNFTIPAGGSPTYNTVNLQPGALLTIGGGTTLTVTNALAVSGTVVAQSANNTAQVNGVWAGSGVAITAGSITVNSAGSLNADTQGYVAGAGPGGSPAGTSAGGSYGGLGGVGDGASPSPTYGSKMLPVDLGSGGGSRCCGTIPGAGGGDLLLTVSGVLTDDGVISANGGDGTGLQVGGGSGGSVNIHTTTLAGSGSIAANGGSGGEAGGGGGRVALYFTSANNFNLTLATATGGSSDGGNAGAMGTVYIPGGQVTKASSTTALSVSPTQLNAGQAETFQAVVTAATGGPTPTGNVSFFDGTNLVGTQVLSASQQSGTATAQFQTTVLTVGTHSITASYGGDGNVDASTSPAQMVTVSLDPTTSTLALSAATLAVGQTEMLTGTIAGGTGSPAMTGTVNFFDTTASTSLSTVAVTSTSTGGSAVLAVSNLTVGTHVLNARYSGDANYQASTSPNQTVVVTTKAQTITFAPIPDHQFGDPPFTLNATASSGLPVSYAVTSGPATVSGNVVTITGAGTVGIQATQAGNATTFAAATPVTQSFTVAKATQTISFAPIPNHTAGDPAFQLNATASSGLAISYAVNSGPATIAGNLVTLTGAGTVQIQATQAGNTNFAAATPVNQSFTVSLQSQTITFPSIPNHTLGDAPFTLSATASSGLAVTYSVISGPATVSASTVTLTGAGTVVIQAAQAGNTTYAAATSVTQTFTVSPPAPTLASITPAGGVIGSGATTITLTGANFVSTDTVQLNGAAIATNFASSTTLTAIVPASFLAATGTGQITVFDSVTKSTTAAQSFSVFAAPDINFSGPPTAAPASQPSLTFQLVNPYPFPIAGSLNLAFTPSVTNAVDDPAVQFSTGGRTQLYTIPALSQVTPTVQIQSGTVAGVATVTLVVTSNGVNVTPANVVPVEITIPPAVPMITTAALTRSGTTLVVAVHGFSNTREVSTARFHFTAAPGNSVSTPDITLPATTIFADYFTSSVSAPYGSTFVYTQDFTLNDDASSIQNVTVTLVNSVGDSVQVTTQ; this is translated from the coding sequence ATGCAGGTTGACACGAGCGCGCAAGCGAGTCCCAACTCGAACATTCAGCTTGCCTGGGATCAACTCATGAATCGCCCCACCTTCGCGAAGCCGGCGACCGACAACAAGACTCGGAACTCCTGGAAATCAGTTCTTTTCAACCTCTGCTTTTTGTTCGCATCGATTTCGGCTCTCGTGCCCACTCTCGTTGCGCAGACGGGCAACGTGATAATTTCCACCAACGCAACCTGGGCCACTGGAACTTATAGCCTGACGAGCCTCACGGTTGAGAATGGCGCAACGCTGACGATTGGTGGCGGCTCTACTGTAACGGCCAGCGGCGCGGTCCTTGTGACGGCGAACTCCAACGTAGTGCTGCAGTCGATCAACAATGCCGCGCAGGTGAACGGCAGTTGGCAGGGTGTGGGCGTTACGGTGAACGCAGGCTCTGTCCAGGTAGATGCTGGTAGCTCGATCAATGCAGACGGCCAAGGGTATCTGGCGAGTGCAGGTCCGGGCGGAGCTCCGGCCGGCTCGAGCGCCGGAGGCTCCTACGGCGGGATGGGCGGACTGGGGGAAAATGCTACTTCCGCAGGTCCGATTTATGGTTCCAACACGACGCCCAGCGACCTTGGCTCGGGCGGCGGTTCTCGCTGTTGCGGAGCCATTGCCGGAACTGGCGGCGGCGCGGTCCGTCTGATCGTAAGTGGAACGCTAACCGACAACGGGGTTATCTCCGCGAACGGAGCGAATCTGGTCGGATACCAGGGCGGGGGTGGCTCCGGCGGGTCGGTGTGGGTCACGACGGCGGGACTTGTGGGCTCGGGCGTCTTCACAGCCAATGGCGGCACGGGCGGTGAGGCAGCCGGCGGCGGCGGACGGATCGCTGTTTACTACAACGCGCCGACAAGCACCTTCACAGGGTTCTCAACGTCCACGTCCAACGGTGCGAGCTGCGGCACGCAATGCTCGAACGGCACGGCTTCGGCAGGCAGCACCGGCACTGTGGCGTTTTTTGATACCTCGGCAACCAATGGCAATCTGATGGTGGATCAGGACCTTACGATCCCCGCAGGTACTACAGTTACGTACAACTCAATTACGGTGCAGCCGGGCGCGATCCTGACAATCGGCGGTGGCTCAACGGTTACAGTGACCAATACTTTGACTGTCAGCGGCACCCTGGTTGCGCAGTCGATCAACAACACGGCTCTGATGAACGGAAAGTGGCAGGGAAGTGGCGTTACTCTCCATGCGACGTCGATGGTGGTCAATACCGGCGGCTCGATCAACGCAGATGGCCAGGGATACGTTGCGGGCGCGGGTCCAGGAGGTGCACCGGGCGGCTCAAGCGCGGGTGGATCCTATGGCGGGCTTGGGGGTGTAGGCGACGGCGTCTCTCCGGGCGGTATTTATGGCTCGACGACAGCGCCGACCGACCTCGGTTCGGGAGGCAACACGCGCTGCTGCGGAACGATTCCGGGTGCGGGTGGTGGAGAGCTTACGATCACCGTCTCGGGAACTTTGACCGATAACGGAATCATCTCGGCGAACGGTGGAAATGGGACCGGGCTGCAGGTGGGTGGGGGTTCCGGCGGAACCGTATCCATGCAGATTGGGACCCTGACCGGTTCAGGCAGCGTTGCGGTTGACGGCGGCCTGGGCGGCGAGGCCGGCGGCGGTGGCGGAAGGGTTGCCATCTACTACAACACAAACAGCGGTTTCAACATTGCGCTGGTCACTTCGAACGGCGGCACATCGAGCAACGGCAATCCCGGTGCGGTCGGAACGGTCTTTACACTCGGTTCCGGGTCGAACTTGACCGTCTCGAACGACACGACACTCCCGCCGAATGCGAACCTTAGCTTCAACAGTGTCACGGTCAACAATGGGGCGAAGCTCACGGTGGGCAGCGGCACGACCCTGGCTTCCAACAGTGTCACGGTGACCGGCGGTGGCAACTTCACTATCGGGGGCGGCTCGACGCTGAACATCAGCGGCGCGATCCTGGTCACGGGCAATTCGCAGATGGTGTTGCAGTCGATCAACAATGCGTCTCAGGTGAGTGGCAGTTGGCAGGGCTCGGGCGTGACGGTGGACGCAGGCTCAGTCCAGGTGGATGCAGGCAGTTCGATCAATGCGGACGGTCAGGGGTATCTGGCTAGTTCGGGCCCGGGCGGAGGTCTGGCCGGTTCGAGCGCCGGCGGTTCCTATGGAGGTCTGGGCGGAGTGGGCGATGGTACTCCGCCGGCTCCGATCTATGGTTCCAACACGACGCCTGACGATCTTGGCTCGGGCGGCGGCTCTCGTTGCTGTGGGGCGATTGCCGGAACTGGCGGCGGCTTGGTTCGCCTGATCATAAGTGGAACTCTCACGGACAATGGAGTCATCTCCGCGAACGGAGCGAACTTAGTTGGCTATCAGGGCGGCGGTGGTTCCGGCGGATCGGTGTGGGTCACGACAGCAGGCTTGGCGGGTTCGGGCGTCTTTACGGCCAACGGCGGAACAGGAGGCGAGGCAGCTGGCGGCGGCGGACGGATCGCCGTTTACTACAACGCGCCGACCAGCACCTTTACCGGCTTCTCCACATCCACGTCCAACGGAGGCAGCTGCCAGACACAGTGCTCGAACGGCACTTCGTCCGCGGGCGGAGTGGGGACTGCGGCGTTTTTCGACACCTCGGCAACCAACAGCAATCTGATGGTGGATCAGGACCTCACGATCCCGGCAGGTACAACCGTCAGCTACAACTCGATTACGGTGCAGCCGAATGCAGTTCTGACGATCGGCGGCGGCTCGACGGTTACGGTTGCCGGTTCCTTGACGGTGAGCGGTACGGTGGTCGCGCAATCGATCAACAATACGGCCCTGGTAAACGGGAAGTGGCAAGGCGCAGGTGTGACCCTTAACGCCGCAGAGGTGGTCGTCAACGCGAATGGTTCGATCAACGCCGATGGCCAGGGATATGTCCCAAGTGCCGGTCCCGGCGGTGCATCGCCCGGTACCAGCGCGGGTGGCTCCTACGGAGGAGCAGGAGGAGCAGGCGATGGAAGTCCCTCGGCCGCCACATATGGTTCGGCGACTCTTCCCGTCGACCTCGGTTCGGGCGGCGGTCTGCGTTGTTGCTCAACCTCCGCGGGCGCGGGCGGCGGTGCGCTCTTCTTCAACGTATCGGGAACTCTCACCAATAACGGAACGATCTCTGCCAATGGCGCGGCCATCGTCGGGTACCAGGCTGGGGGCGGCTCCGGCGGAACCGTCTACGTTAAGACCGCAGGGCTGTCGGGGGCGGGGGCCTTTACCGCCAATGGTGGTCTGGGCGGCGAGGCCGGCGGTGGTGGTGGTCGTGTGGCCGTCTACTACGACGCACCCTCCAGCAACTTCACCGGCTTCTCCGCATCGACGGCCTCGGGCGGCGGTTGCGGCACCCAATGCACCAGCGCCACAGCTTCTCCAGGCAGCAATGGTACGTCGGCGTTCTTCGATACTTCGGCGACGAACAACAATCTTGCGATCTACCAGAACTTCACGATTCCAGCTGGGGGCTCTCCCACGTACAACACCGTGAATTTGCAGCCCGGTGCCTTGCTGACGATTGGCGGTGGCACAACTTTGACGGTGACCAACGCACTGGCGGTGAGCGGCACTGTGGTCGCGCAATCTGCAAACAATACGGCTCAGGTCAACGGTGTGTGGGCGGGATCGGGCGTGGCGATCACCGCCGGCTCGATCACCGTCAATAGCGCCGGTTCGCTGAACGCCGATACGCAGGGGTATGTCGCGGGCGCGGGACCGGGCGGCTCTCCGGCTGGTACAAGCGCGGGTGGCTCTTACGGTGGGCTCGGTGGAGTGGGCGATGGAGCTTCTCCATCCCCGACCTACGGCTCAAAGATGCTACCCGTCGATCTCGGCTCTGGGGGCGGCTCGCGCTGTTGCGGAACGATTCCCGGCGCGGGCGGCGGAGACCTTCTCCTCACCGTCTCGGGAGTGCTCACCGATGACGGGGTGATCTCCGCGAACGGCGGAGACGGGACCGGTCTCCAGGTCGGGGGCGGCTCGGGGGGATCGGTAAACATCCATACAACCACCCTTGCGGGCTCGGGAAGCATTGCGGCCAACGGCGGCTCAGGCGGCGAGGCGGGCGGCGGTGGCGGCAGAGTCGCCCTTTATTTCACCTCTGCCAACAACTTCAATCTGACGCTGGCCACCGCCACCGGCGGCAGCTCGGATGGCGGCAACGCAGGCGCTATGGGAACCGTCTACATTCCGGGCGGGCAGGTTACCAAGGCGTCCAGTACGACTGCGCTGAGCGTTTCGCCAACCCAGCTCAATGCGGGACAGGCAGAGACCTTCCAGGCCGTCGTCACCGCCGCGACGGGCGGACCGACGCCGACCGGTAACGTGAGCTTCTTTGACGGGACAAACCTGGTCGGGACGCAGGTTTTGAGTGCGTCGCAGCAGAGCGGGACGGCGACTGCGCAGTTTCAGACGACGGTGCTGACAGTGGGGACGCACAGCATCACGGCGAGCTATGGCGGCGATGGAAACGTTGACGCGAGCACAAGTCCAGCGCAGATGGTCACTGTGAGTCTGGATCCAACGACTTCGACGCTGGCGCTTTCGGCTGCGACTCTCGCGGTGGGCCAGACGGAGATGTTGACGGGGACGATCGCCGGAGGAACAGGCAGCCCCGCGATGACCGGCACAGTGAACTTCTTCGACACTACCGCTAGCACCAGTTTGAGCACTGTAGCTGTGACGTCGACCAGCACCGGAGGCTCTGCCGTGCTGGCAGTGAGCAATCTAACCGTGGGAACGCACGTTCTAAACGCGCGCTACAGTGGCGATGCCAACTACCAGGCCAGCACGTCGCCTAACCAAACCGTGGTAGTAACAACCAAGGCGCAGACGATCACGTTTGCCCCCATTCCGGACCATCAGTTCGGAGACCCGCCCTTCACGTTGAACGCTACGGCGAGTTCAGGCTTGCCTGTCAGTTATGCAGTGACCAGCGGTCCGGCTACGGTGTCGGGCAACGTCGTGACGATTACCGGCGCTGGTACGGTGGGGATTCAGGCGACCCAGGCAGGAAATGCAACCACCTTTGCTGCGGCAACGCCGGTGACGCAGAGCTTCACAGTCGCAAAGGCGACGCAGACGATTAGCTTCGCGCCAATCCCGAACCACACAGCAGGTGATCCGGCGTTCCAACTCAACGCCACGGCTTCCTCCGGGCTAGCGATCTCGTACGCTGTCAACTCCGGCCCGGCGACGATTGCGGGCAACTTGGTCACCCTGACGGGTGCGGGCACGGTGCAGATCCAGGCGACGCAGGCCGGGAACACGAACTTTGCGGCAGCGACACCGGTCAACCAGAGTTTCACGGTATCGCTACAGTCGCAGACCATCACCTTTCCGTCAATCCCGAACCACACGCTGGGCGACGCTCCGTTCACTCTATCTGCGACGGCCTCTTCCGGTTTGGCCGTGACATACTCCGTGATCTCAGGCCCGGCGACCGTCTCGGCCAGCACGGTGACGTTGACGGGCGCGGGCACGGTGGTTATCCAGGCGGCGCAGGCAGGGAATACCACTTACGCCGCGGCGACCTCGGTGACACAGACCTTCACCGTATCGCCGCCGGCTCCAACACTGGCCAGCATTACTCCGGCGGGTGGGGTGATCGGCAGCGGGGCAACAACGATCACGCTCACCGGGGCTAACTTCGTCTCCACAGACACGGTACAACTCAACGGCGCGGCAATAGCCACAAATTTTGCCAGCTCCACGACGCTGACGGCGATCGTTCCTGCCAGCTTCCTGGCCGCGACGGGAACGGGGCAGATCACGGTATTCGATTCTGTAACCAAGTCCACCACGGCTGCGCAGAGTTTCTCTGTCTTCGCTGCGCCGGATATTAACTTCTCCGGGCCTCCCACTGCGGCTCCCGCGTCACAGCCGTCCTTGACCTTCCAACTGGTCAACCCATATCCCTTCCCGATCGCCGGCTCGCTGAATCTCGCCTTCACACCGTCTGTCACCAACGCAGTCGATGATCCGGCGGTACAGTTCTCGACCGGGGGGCGGACCCAGCTCTACACCATTCCAGCTCTATCGCAAGTCACGCCGACCGTGCAGATTCAGAGCGGCACCGTAGCCGGAGTCGCAACGGTGACTCTGGTGGTGACATCGAACGGAGTCAACGTGACGCCCGCGAACGTGGTGCCCGTAGAGATTACGATTCCGCCAGCCGTTCCAATGATCACAACCGCAGCTCTGACGCGGTCGGGCACGACGCTGGTGGTGGCGGTGCACGGATTCTCAAATACGCGCGAGGTTTCGACTGCCAGGTTCCATTTCACGGCTGCTCCCGGAAACAGCGTCTCAACCCCGGATATCACGCTCCCCGCGACTACTATCTTTGCGGACTACTTTACTTCGTCTGTCTCGGCACCTTATGGATCCACGTTCGTGTACACGCAGGACTTCACTTTGAACGATGATGCATCGTCCATTCAGAACGTGACAGTGACACTGGTCAATTCAGTCGGCGACTCGGTCCAGGTGACGACGCAGTAA
- a CDS encoding 3'-5' exonuclease codes for MTIEDSKRHERLLYIDTESTFWAGPPPRGLSHEIIEIGVVEMDTATLKITRERSYFVRPKRWEISPRCAKLTGITADDIRTARTFPEVIAKVVKEFSPSTALSCTWGDDAALIAAACHRHGLPMPIRNVLDLAPLFQGLFLLKQMASLHNAVLMLGLNFDGVPHGALPDARNTALLHAEVLRRMRREPDPEASVPMTDLPPAMTAFGEKLLAALERR; via the coding sequence ATGACAATTGAAGACTCGAAGCGCCACGAACGACTTCTCTATATAGATACAGAATCCACGTTCTGGGCCGGACCGCCGCCCCGAGGCCTCTCCCACGAGATCATCGAGATCGGCGTCGTGGAGATGGACACCGCAACTCTGAAGATCACAAGAGAGCGGTCCTACTTCGTGAGGCCGAAGCGATGGGAGATCAGCCCACGCTGCGCCAAGCTCACGGGGATCACTGCGGATGACATTCGCACCGCACGGACGTTCCCCGAAGTGATCGCGAAGGTGGTGAAGGAGTTCTCCCCCTCTACGGCGTTGTCCTGCACCTGGGGCGATGACGCCGCACTCATCGCGGCGGCCTGCCACCGGCATGGCCTGCCCATGCCGATCCGCAACGTGCTTGACCTCGCGCCATTGTTTCAAGGCCTGTTCCTCTTGAAGCAAATGGCTAGCCTTCACAATGCGGTCTTGATGCTGGGCCTCAACTTTGACGGTGTGCCTCATGGAGCTCTGCCTGACGCCCGCAACACGGCGCTTCTCCACGCGGAGGTTCTTCGACGGATGCGGCGTGAGCCCGATCCCGAAGCGTCGGTTCCAATGACTGATCTGCCTCCTGCGATGACAGCGTTCGGGGAGAAACTCCTCGCCGCCCTTGAGCGGCGTTGA